In a genomic window of Cryptococcus deuterogattii R265 chromosome 12, complete sequence:
- a CDS encoding inositol/phosphatidylinositol phosphatase, with amino-acid sequence MVFNALPLHETLNLYISPTAYIFEPASSGAGHTGVEGALYADEKDVRESMVVDRQTGQISLSTASHIPFGKEKVITCYGVIGILSLATTDFLLIVTSRAPSCRLLSHPIYLANDYRLLPVSPLSTSSAILEHPVEKELISLVEHGLKSSKLWFSYGWDLTNSLQRQQEIDLKLSQTGEQWPAWKRADESFFWNRFLMDKMIDVTESGEADLSRFILPIMYGSIELRSSTLNSRDLLFLLISRRSRYRAGTRYFTRGINASGHVANFNETEQIVLYDPIPENGEAYRRGRVDGRERLSFVQTRGSVPLFWAEVNNLRYKPDLQIMDYTETPQALKAHLNSMIKVYGHTYLVNLVNQKGHEQPVKEAFERYLSLVASSDPSIQEKVHYLYFDFHHECKGLRFERISLLIEKLATALEDMGWYHSVNPDSSTYAPFQPNSTETQILAKQRGVVRTNCMDCLDRTNVAQAALARWVLNRQLRKVGILSVKEGVEDHEEFMIMFRNVWADHGDTVSRAYAGTGALKSDFTRTGKRSKEGLLEDGYKSVVRYIRNNFFDGDRQDGFDILTGAWVAKRGGIPPLTDTRPLLMRSMPYILAFALTMITAALTLPRTSEMSIYSFLILWFFLAFFSGSYIWGNGTSYVSWPRLNPPLEILSYSGPGHRSPVRGRGMSFAAIVPLFDRRRRNGPGAGLLGATGGIGGRNDGRPAMYKMEESELGRRKGALID; translated from the exons ATGGTGTTCAATGCCCTACCT CTTCACGAAACCTTGAACCTCTATATCTCTCCTACCGCTTACATCTTCGAGCCCGCTTCCTCCGGTGCTGGCCATACGGGCGTCGAGGGTGCTCTATATGCCGATGAAAAAGATGTAAGGGAGAGTATGGTTGTGGACCGTCAGACTGGCCAGATCAGCTTGAGCA CGGCTTCTCATATACCAtttggaaaggaaaaggtgatAACATGCTACGGTGTTATTGGTATTCTCAGTCTTGCTACCA CCgacttccttctcattGTCACTTCCCGCGCTCCTTCATGCCGTCTCCTTTCCCACCCTATCTATCTCGCAAATGATTACCGACTTCTTCCTGTTTCCCCTCTCTCTacctcctccgccatccTTGAACATCctgtggagaaggaactCATTTCTCTCGTCGAACACGGTCTCAAATCCAGTAAACTCTGGTTTTCTTATGGTTGGGACCTTACCAATTCTTTACAGAGGCAGCAAGAGATCGATTTGAAGCTCTCGCAGACCGGAGAACAATGGCCAGCCTGGAAACGGGCGGATGAAAGTTTCTTCTGGAACAGGTTTCTCATGGACAAGATGATTGACGTGACAGAGAGCGGCGAGGCGGATCTGAGCCGATTTATCCTTCCCATAATGTATGGCTCTATTGAGCTTCGGTCGTCAACCCTTAACTCTCGGgatctccttttccttctcatctctcgaCGATCTCGTTACCGAGCCGGTACCAGATACTTCACTCGAGGTATCAATGCCTCCGGCCACGTCGCCAATTTCAATGAAACGGAACAAATTGTCTTGTATGACCCTATCCcggagaatggagaagcctacagaaggggaagggtAGACGGTAGAGAAAGGCTGAGCTTTGTGCAGACAAGAGGGAGTGTTCCGCTCTTCTGGGCAGAGGTCAACAACTTGAGGTATAAGCCTGATTTGCAAATCATGGACTACACTGAAACA CCTCAAGCCCTCAAAGCGCATCTTAACAGTATGATCAAGGTCTATGGCCATACATATCTTGTGAACCTTGTAAACCAAAAGGGACACGAACAACCTGTGAAGGAAGCCTTTGAGCGCTATTTGTCCCTTGTCGCCTCGTCGGATCCAAGCATTCAGGAGAAGGTTCATTATCTCTACTTTGACTTTCACCACGAGTGCAAAGGTCTAAGGTTTGAACGAATTTCCCTTTTGATCGAAAAGCTTGCGACAGCACTTGAGGACATGGGCTGGTACCATTCTGTCAACCCTGACTCGTCAACCTATGCTCCCTTCCAACCGAACTCTACAGAAACACAGATACTTGCTAAGCAAAGGGGTGTCGTCAGAACCAACTGTATGGACTGTCTCGATAGGACCAATGTCGCACAAGCGGCGCTGGCTAGATGGGTTTTGAACCGGCAGTTAAGGAAGGTCGGCATCCTGAGCGTCAAGGAAGGTGTGGAGGATCACGAAGAGTTCATGATCATGTTCCGGAATG TGTGGGCCGATCATGGTGATACTGTATCCCGAGCTTACGCAGGAACTGGTGCTCTCAAGTCTGACTTCACTCGCACGGGTAAACGATCCAAGGAGGGTCTACTGGAAGATGGTTACAAAAGCGTGGTGAGATACATCAGGAATAACTTCTTCGACGGCGATCGTCAG GATGGTTTTGATATCCTAACTGGAGCATGGGTAGCCAAAAGAGGTGGCATCCCTCCGTTGACTGATACAAGGCCTCTTCTTATGCGCTCG ATGCCATACATACTGGCGTTTGCTCTCACGATGATTACCGCAGCTCTCACACTCCCAAGAACCTCGGAGATGTCCATAtattccttcctcatcctgtGGTTCTTCCTTGCATTCTTTTCGGGAAGCTATATTTGGGGCAAT GGTACATCGTACGTCTCCTGGCCGCGTTTGAACCCTCCTCTTGAAATTCTCTCTTACTCTGGACCGGGTCATCGCTCCCCGGTGCGCGGTCGAGGT
- a CDS encoding proliferating cell nuclear antigen (pcna), whose product MLEARVKQAVVLKKLLDAIKELVSDGNLDCTEEGISLQAMDNSHIALVALKLEASEFDEYRCDRNMPLGVNLASLTKILKCAKDTDVVTLKASDDADSLNLIFESPKEDRVGEYEMKLMDIDQEHLGIPDTQYDATVSMSSAEFARICRDLAVLGESVKIECSKEGVTFSADGEVGKGSVLLRQNAGQDRSRVKNEDEMDEDEKSDFKPKTKRGARRDPDEDDEDGQKSDVDVKPDIEGEDELQEEEEQEEGEERLKKRKAGAKKDKGNKRARKEDGEEPGVSIILERQVSLTFSLKYLTNFAKSAPLAREVTLHMSNDVPLLVQFEFEQGTLQFFLAPKIADE is encoded by the exons ATGTTGGAAGCGCGTGTAAAGCAAGCTGTAGTTCTCAAGAAGCTCTTGGATG CTATAAAGGAGCTTGTCTCTGATGGTAACCTCGACTGTACTGAGGAAGGTATC TCTCTTCAAGCCATGGACAACTCCCACATCGCCCTTGTCGCCTTAAAGCTTGAAGCTTCCGAATTCGATGAATACAGATGTGACCGAAACATGCCTCTCGGTGTCAAT CTCGCCTCTTTGACCAAGATTCTCAAGTGTGCTAAAGACACCGATGTTGTTACCCTGAAAGCTTCTGACGACGCCGATTCACTTAATCTCATATTTGAATCTCCTA AGGAGGATCGCGTTGGCGAGTACGAAATGAAGCTAATGGACATCGACCAAGAACATCTTGGAATCCCTGACACTCAATATGACGCCACCGTTTCCATGTCCTCTGCCGAATTTGCTCGGATCTGCCGTGATCTCGCTGTCCTAGGCGAGTCAGTCAAAATTGAATGCTCCAAGGAGGGTGTCACTTTTTCCGCGGACGGTGAAGTTGGAAAAGGTTCGGTTCTTCTCCGTCAAAATGCCGGTCAGGACAGAAGCAGAGtcaagaatgaagatgagatggatgaggatgaaaaatCGGATTTCAAACCCAAAACAAAGCGAGGAGCCAGACGCGACCCtgacgaggatgacgaggacGGTCAGAAATCAGACGTTGACGTGAAGCCGGATATCGAAGGCG AGGACGAACtccaggaggaagaagagcaggaagaaggtgaggagCGGCTTAAGAAGCGAAAGGCGGGTGccaagaaggacaag GGCAACAAGCGAGCcaggaaggaggatggtgaagaacCTGGAGTGTCTATCATTCTTGAACGACAAGTCTCTCTCACATTCTCTTTGAAATACCTCACCAATTTTGCCAAATCTGCTCCCCTTGCCAGAGAAGTCACTTTGCATATGAGTAATGATGTGCCTCTTCTGGTGCAGTTTGAGTTTGAACAAGGAACATTGCAATTCTTTTTGGCGCCTAAG ATTGCGGACGAGTAA